A window of the Dermatophagoides farinae isolate YC_2012a chromosome 2, ASM2471394v1, whole genome shotgun sequence genome harbors these coding sequences:
- the LOC124499468 gene encoding transmembrane protease serine 12-like: MNFHHHTLLLLLLLLMIATLAVHCNEFPFIVSLQYRHNDGWQHFCAGSVIHKQWILTAAHCIMDKLLFLNQTIALVNPNRIDRIQERQSYRLHSVFIHQQFDLNTLDNDIGLLQTIKSIRLKKDYIVHLPRSLLPSIRINDIAIVAGWGSTISNHLTQNHHQQQQQQQQSNHLLKATLRLWPHDNCSELYRTQLSFIVPNGTLCYFSSSYQDSCQIIISNLFLFFS; encoded by the coding sequence ATGAATTTCCACCACCACAcattgctgctgttgttgttgttgttgatgattgcaaCGTTGGCTGTACATTGTAATGAATTTCCATTCATAGTATCATTACAATATAGACATAATGATGGATGGCAACATTTTTGTGCTGGATCTGTAATCCATAAACAATGGATTCTAACCGCTGCTCATTGTATAAtggataaattattatttcttaaTCAAACAATTGCTTTAGTGAATCCCAATCGTATTGATCGTATTCAAGAACGACAATCGTATCGATTACattctgttttcattcatcaacaattcgATTTGAATACATTGGATAATGATATCGGTTTATTACAAACGATTAAATCAATAAGGTTGAAAAAAGATTACATAGTACATTTGCCACGATCATTATTACCATCGATACGAATCAATGATATAGCTATTGTTGCTGGTTGGGGATCGACTATTTCAAATCATCTTacacaaaatcatcatcaacaacaacaacaacaacaacaatctaatCATTTATTAAAAGCAACATTACGATTATGGCCACACGATAATTGTAGTGAATTATATCGTActcaattatcattcattgttcCAAATGGAACATTATgctatttttcatcatcgtatcAAGATTCTTGCCAGATAATTATatctaatttatttttatttttttcataa
- the LOC124499465 gene encoding uncharacterized protein LOC124499465: MFHSCKKPETKKKKRKKMHHKHCISNIFLIFLTFFDSYRTFISADSQQQQQQQNVFGDNNEVITTINPLIIYSTTTTTTTTKTTKDNPQRILPKWLIHLVNNNNSNNHLQQNQSLNISDLNIIAKINGQHQHHHHQQQQQQQQQHSNSNRSKIFISHVILKNLSLSTIINQNQSSNNITVNDCIDGKTYWNQRTGHCHECLSKCPSGAIILRQCNRTNNMECVCTQGWYMSILDGTCKPCSECPSGYGVWRTCRWSRNTVCRQCQPGTFSGASVGTLGCIKCSKCGPNQEMISGCDGNRDTICIDRSALMDSYLNTIDDGQQPSETDDLAIYSNGNTIDGSSSSLSSSSSATNFDRIRNHTNGVHLLPLYISMLVIIVFTFCIYALIQLKCNNSLMLRVDHQRVNDSSSIHTHHGHHTKLLPPPPPPPPPYNANNNILTSSIQTCPQHQYSYNIPAWLSSQTTDISPYQSPLPHYHHHNSVMPLFSALNQKESTQRKFHIHNNNNNRSTPLTTTNHYGQKTYNELLIGSNSPTSTTSTSNGSIQSVPLISDDVEHLTIEIRQALENMLGKDTEIWRLLARELGYDEKHIVQFESKATTITNGLKMIDTFKAIRLLLLDWSSQMTTSPDDHHHQQQQQQQSTETEIAGPPSLATLSNALIRIGRVDCARVVVRQNYHQQQRQRQQQQNHTSTSRQ, from the exons atgtttcattcatgtaaaaaaccagaaacaaaaaaaaagaaaagaaaaaaaatgcatcataaacattgtatttcgaatatttttctaatatttttaacatttttcGATTCATATCGAACATTTATATCAGCTGattctcaacaacaacaacaacaacaaaatgttttcggtgataataatgaagtgATTACAACGATAAATCCGTTAATaatatattcaacaacaacaacaacaacaacgacaaagaCAACAAAAGATAATCCACAAAGGATTCTACCAAAATGGCTAATTCATttggttaataataataatagtaataatcatcttcaacaaaatcaatcattgaatattaGTGATCTGAATATTATAGCCAAAATCAATGgccaacatcaacatcatcatcatcaacaacaacaacagcaacagcaacaacattcGAATTCTAATCgttccaaaatttttattagtCATGTGAttctaaaaaatttatcattatcaacaataattaatcaaaatcaatcatctaATAATATTACTGTAAATGATTGTATTGATGGAAAAACATATTGGAATCAACGTACCGGTCATTGTCATGAATGTTTATCTAAATGTCCATCAGGTGCAATCATATTACGACAATGTAATCGTACAAATAATATGGAATGTGTTTGTACACAAGGATGGTATATGTCAATATTGGATGGAACATGTAAACCATGTTCAGAATGTCCATCTGGTTATg GTGTGTGGCGTACATGCAGGTGGTCTCGTAACACTGTTTGTCGACAATGTCAACCGGGAACTTTTTCCGGTGCTTCAGTTGGCACGCTTGGTTGCATAAAATGCTCAAAGTGTGGTCCTAATCAAG aaatgattTCCGGATGTGATGGTAACCGTGACACAATCTGTATTG aTCGATCAGCTTTAATGGATTCATATCTGAataccattgatgatggacaaCAACCATCTGAAACGGATGATTTGGCCATATATTCTAATGGTAATACAATagatggatcatcatcatcattatcatcatcttcatccgCAACAAATTTTGATCGAATTAGAAACCATACGAATGGTGTACATCTTTTACCATTATACATTTCAATGTTGGTCATCATTGTATTTACATTCTGTATTTATgcattgattcaattaaaatgtAATAATTCTCTTATGTTACGTGTTGATCATCAACGTGTTAACGATTCTTCGAGTATACATACACATCATGGTCATCATACGAAACTTTTAccgccgccaccaccaccaccacctccaTATaatgcaaataataatatcttGACATCTTCAATTCAAACATGTCCACAACATCAATATTCCTATAACATTCCAGCATGGTTATCAAGTCAAACTACTGATATATCACCATATCAATCACCATTaccacattatcatcatcataattcagTCATGCCATTATTTTCGGcattaaatcaaaaagaatcgaCGCAAAGAAAATTCcatattcataataataataataatcgttcgacaccattaacaacaacaaatcattaTGGACAGAAAACCTacaatgaattattaattgGTTCAAATAGTCCTACATCGACGACATCCACATCAAATGGATCGATTCAATCGGTTCCATTGATcagtgatgatgttgaacatTTAACCATTGAAATACGGCAAGCATTAGAAAATATGCTTGGAAAAGATACAGAAATTTGGCGTTTATTGGCCAGAGAATTAG gctatgatgaaaaacatatcgttcaattcgaatcaaaaGCAACGACTATCACCAATGGCctaaaaatgattgatacaTTCAAAGCTattcgtttattattattagattgGTCATCACAGATGACTACATCAccagatgatcatcatcatcaacaacaacaacaacaacaatcaacggAAACTGAGATTGCTGGACCGCCATCATTGGCTACATTAAGCAATGCTTTGATAAGAATAGGCCGTGTTGATTGTGCTCGTGTTGTTGTCcgacaaaattatcatcaacagcaaagACAacgacagcaacaacaaaatcacacatcaacatcaaggcaataa
- the mRpS23 gene encoding mitochondrial ribosomal protein S23 encodes MAGSRVEKLSTIFKRYTGLIKSGAVLKENRPIWYDVYQHFPPTVEPLAIRPEPEIEIKPIFYPEDILRSRFFRTYGDSVMIHDFISDKPSDLKASKMGVCEMFIAKYLQLAQSKGLDEIDLNSPKLFDETEKALIDDCGVQLRRRKDSDMKRTFISTSKSSSSSSS; translated from the exons atggCTGGAAGTAGAGTTGAAAAACTTTCCACAATATTCAAAAG aTATACAGGTTTGATTAAATCCGGTGCTGttttaaaagaaaatcgTCCAATCTGGTATGATGTTTATCAACATTTTCCTCCAACTGTTGAACCGCTAGCCATTCGACCAGAACCCGAAATCGAAATTAAGCCGATTTTCTATCCTGAAGATATTCTACGATC TCGATTCTTTCGAACATACGGTGATTCAGTAATGATCCATGATTTTATATCCGATAAACCATCCGATTTGAAAGCATCAAAAATGGGTGTTTGTGAAATGTTTATCGCTAAATATTTACAATTGGCACAATCCAAAGGTTTGGATGAAATTGATCTAAATAGCCCGaaattgtttgatgaaaCGGAAAAAGCtcttattgatgattgtggtgtACAATTGAGACGTCGTAAAGATTCCGATATGAAACGTACATTCATATCCACATCCaaatcgtcgtcatcatcatcatcatag
- the ND-B12 gene encoding NADH dehydrogenase [ubiquinone] 1 beta subcomplex subunit 3, whose translation MGRDLISRIFGGPVSDTGPSAARKPTPGFNLPPGAYIPDYKIYKVEDAPELHTIQRRLAARGLKSNWLRNEVWRYSRKEWGTEAWRLASLFTYGWKYAIPLLIVTAIYENFYNKDSHHGGGGHHDDHHGHSSSSHH comes from the exons ATGGGACGTGATCTAATTAGTCGAATTTTCGGTGGTCCCGTTAGTGATACTGGTCCATCGGCTGCACGAAAACCAACACCTGGATTCAATCTACCGCCTGGTGCTTACATACCTGATTATAAAATCTACAAGGTTGAAGATGCACCCGAATTACATACGATTCAACGTCGTTTAGCTGCTCGTGGATTGAAATCCAATTGGTTAAG AAACGAAGTATGGCGTTATAGCCGCAAAGAATGGGGTACGGAAGCCTGGCGTTTGGCAAGTTTGTTTACCTATGGTTGGAAATATGCCATaccattattgattgttaCAGCAAtctatgaaaatttttataataaagATAGCCatcatggtggtggtggacatcacgatgatcatcatggccATTCAAGTAGTAGTCATCATTAG